AGTTCTtcctatatttattattattactgcccTGCCCCCGATGCTGGCTTGTCTAAGGTGCCTTGAGTATAGGTGCCAGGAAGATGGAGATTCTTGTGAGGATGAACACCTCCAGGCCCGTCGGCCTCTGCTCTCTGTGGGGAAAGGAGGAGTTAGCTAGGGTCTGGGAGAGCCCCTGGGGTGCCCAGGCTGGGCACGCTGGCCAAACATCACAACAGACCCTGGCAGGAGGGAAGCGGAGGGATCCCCCGACAGTAACCTGGCAGGGAGGGGACCTTAGCTTGGTGTGAAAAGTtggcagagaggaagggacagGTCACTTCAATACGGGGGTCCCAGTCCTCTTCAGCAGCTCAAGCtcagggctgctctttgttgtcatcttttattttttttattttattttttttttatttttggctgcattgggtcttcattgcggtgcacgggcttctcgttgcggtggcttctcttgttgcggagcacgggctctaggcgcgtgagcttcggtagttgtggcgcgcgggtttagctgctccgcggcatgtgggatcttcctggcccagggcttgaacccgtgtcccctgcatctttTATTTAAAGAAGCCCCTCATCTTTTATTTTGATGGAAAATTAGCGATTTTTATACTAACATAAACACTTCTACTTCATAATTTGCAAAGTTGATTTCACATACTTTCGACAGTTAGACTGTGTTTCCAACAAAATTGTTTTTGTGATGGTTGCTTTGTAATATCAATGAGGTGCTTCTACACTGAGTGGGGATTATTAGGTAGCACCTCATCCTTGCTCAGCCCTGGCTGCCTCCACACTCATATCCATGATGCTCCTCTGGAGGCCCCTCACAGTCTCATGgctgaaggaggagaggggaagaccTGACTCACCCACCTCAGAGCCCAGAACCCACCCATTCACCCCACAGCAGCACTCATGGGGCACTGAGAGAGCCCTCTGGAGTCACcagcttacatttttttttcttctttttttttgctgtatgcaggcatctcactgctgtggcctctcccgttgcggagcacaggctccggacgcacaggctcagtggccacggcgcacgggcccagccgctctgcggcatgtgggatcttcccggaccggggcacgaacctgtgtcccctgaatcggcaggcggactctcaaccactgcgccaccagggaagcccaccagctTACAATTTAAGCTGCCCAAATAACTCTGCCCTGTACCCAATACCCCACCTTGCTGCCCACGTCTCATTCCAGCCTCCTGAATACTGGCCTCACCTGATGCCCAGGAAGCTGGGAGCCTCccctggggcacaggctctgcTCTCTCTCCAAAGACTGTCCATGTGGGCCAGGGAGATGACAGTGGCTGAGACATACCAGGGCAGCCCAAGAGCTGATGTAAGCAGCATCAGCACGGACACACAGAGGAGGTCCAGGTGGAAGCCAGCTCCCTTCTGCAGATAGCGGTGGGGCAATGAGGATGAAGCTAGCCCAGATCTGGGCCCTCTGTCTTCTGGGGTGGGAAAGGGGGAGCCTGGACCCCACCCTGGAGCTCCTGTCCCTTGGGCTAGGGACCTAGGGTCTTACCCAGCAGGCCTTACCCGCAGTCTATATTCGGTGCGGTTGAGGATGACCCCTGTGATCTGCTGGTCCATGAAGATGAGGATAGACAATagcagggcaggcagggcggCTGCCACACTCAGCCACCAGGGGTTGGCTCCAAAAGGTAACACTAGCCAGCCATGTCCAGGGAGTGTGGGCTAGGGAAGGGCAGTCCATGGACAGGTTGGAGAGGGTATCTCAAGAGCACCTCACCTGCACACTCCAGCCTTGTCACTCTTCCACAACTCCCCCCctcatcctccccaccccctccccgcatGCTCTAAGACACTGAATGCTAGGTGGGAGCAGTCTGTATGTGCACAGCTGGTTCAAAGCATCCCAGTGCAAGGATGGCAGAGGGCAGAAGGCGGGGGACCAGCCTAGGGGTTAGGCTGGAGCTAGGGGCTTTGGACTTTGGTTCTcaggctccttccctccctgcaagaggaggaggtggtggaagAGGCCCGCCCACACTTCTTGATGTACAGAGAGCTTCTCCCTAGGCACCCCGCACCCCCATCCAGCGCTGGGCAACTCAGGTTCACACCTGCCTTGatctggggcaggggcagggctgggtgtgTCTGAGTCTGCTCTGATTACAAGCGTCTGGTGCGGGGGAGGGCCCCAGTGCTGCCTTGGGTTCTGAGCCCCTGAGGCTGCCTCAGTTGGAGCCCCCGTGCTCTCCTGCCGTGAGGGAAGCTGGAGGGGAGGTCTCCAAATGCACAGGCAAAGTTTAGGTGCTAAGTCAGTGCTGAGCCTTGTCCTGTGTACTGTCGTGCCCTGGGCAGGGAGCTCCAGCTTTACTGGATCAGAGCAGGCAATCGTGGGTGCCAAGAAGAGTTTGGGGAGTAGTGTAGTGGGTAGGGCCATGCCAAGAGTAGGGAGAACATGTAACAAcaatagctagcatttattgaggtCTTGGTATGTGCCAGTCCCAGAAATGTGATAGTGCTATGCACTATGATCTTCTGTGAATCTCAAAACAACCTATGAGGTAGAAACTATGGtagtttattatttccattttatagatgaagaaattgaggctcagaatgCGGGTTAACTTccctaagtcacacagctaggaagtgacaGAAGTGGAACTCAGACCTAGGGCTGGCTGACCAGAACCCATTCTTTTAACCCCTTACCTATAATAGTAGCTACCTATTCTGTGCTTGCTATGTGTCTGGCACACGATGtgtcctcacaacaactctgtgagaCCATTATTatactatttctattttatgagtGAGGAAACAGAAGACTAGAGAAGAAGTATGGGATCTATTCATCTTCCTCTTCTAGGGTCCTTTCTGTTGgccctgctttgccctctgccctccacccccagctctcACCTTGAACTCTCTGGGCACCGTGAGCTTCGGCATGGGTAGGCCCAGGAAGGCATCGAGGCCACAGCCCAGCAGGATGGCCAGGACTGAGAAGAAGTCACCCAGCATGTTGCACACCTGGCCACCCAGCAGACACTCAGTCAGGTTCAGGCCACCATCCCCTTCCTTCTGCCCCCTTTCCCATTTGCAGACAGGGCCCGAGGCCAAGAGCCAGTTCTCTCCCACAGAAAGAGAGGTGACACTCACCATGGAGGGGAAGAAGCGGCTGGTCTTTACGTGCTTGAGGGCCATGGCAAAGAGGAAGGAAGTAACGAAGACGAGAATGGAGAAGAAGGCAATGTCTGGGACTGTATGACAGCCAGGCCCATGAGGATGGCTTCCCTGCCGGGCACACTCAGGTGGGGACAGCAAGGATGCATTGACCAGGCCTAGGTCTTGTGTGGAGAGGTGGTCCTGGATGGGGTTATAGGCAGTGaaataaatgtccactgatgtCCAATGAGACTGAGTACACAAGATAGGAGATCTGCAGCCATAGCAAATGGCTGGGCCTCAGTGACCTATGAGGGGTGGGAAGAGCCTGGAACTACTGACTTCTTTGGTCTCCACCCTTTCTTTCCCGGGCCCTCCCAGGAACAGGCCCTCACCACGCTGAAGATGTCATCTCTGTCTTTTGGCTTTGTGCTTGTCCACTGAGACTCATTtcctggaaggagagaagaattcaggtggggacttccctggtggcacaatggttaagaatctgcctgccagtgcaggggacccaggtttgatccctggtctgggaagatcccacatgccgtggagcaactaagcccatgcgccacaactactgaaactgcgctctagagcctgcgagccacagctactgagcccgcgagctacaactactgaagcctgtgcgcctagagcccatgctcctcaacaagagaagccaccgcaatgagaagcccacgcaccgcaacaaagagtagccgccgcttgccgcaactagagaaagcccgcgcgcagcaacgaagacccaacgcagccaaaaataaataaaaaataaatacatttattaaaaaaaataaagaattcagatGATTTTTCCTCCCCTGGAACCTTCTCTAGCCCAAATCAGGAGCCTAATTTCACTGGTCCAGCTGAACCAGACAGTTCTTAGTTCTGACTCATCTGTCTGCTGACTCTGATCACTACCAAGTCTGTCCTCAGGAAATTGCCTCATGCCCTTGTCGCTTCAAATTCCCTACCTATCTGTAACCCAGGTGCCCGGCACAGGGCAGACACCCAACAAATGGATGAGCACACAAATCTGTGTGTTTCCACTGGGGCCAGAATTAGTCTTGTTCATGCCTAGTACAGAGTCTGGAACTCTTGAGAGGACACGTCTTCCTCAATCCTGGTCCATGTGGAGGTAAATGTGCAAGTGTAATACTCCAAGCTCCTCTCCACCCAGTCAGTAACTTGGCCCAGGAGAAGAGCAGTGATTTATTTGATTGGTGAGTTTGGGAGAAGAAGCTGGGCatgcctggccctgccccttcctctccctctctggggAGTAAGCTGCCTGCACCCTGCGTGCATTTAGCTCTGCTCCTCTAGGGTGAGACAGTCCCTGTCCAGTGCAACCATGACTGGGTGGGTAAGTTGATCCAATTTTGGTTTCATCATTAGGAAGCCCATACACCTATAGATACAACAATGTCCTTCTCTCAGCACTGGCAGAAATAAAGATATTGGGTCTGCTCTGTTGACTTATTTTTCATCTGACTCAGAACCAGAATAGGGAAGAGTGCTGCTGGTTACTGGGTAAGTACTCAGCATTTTGCTGAACTTAACTAAGGGGGACAGTATGGGGACAACCCTTCCTGCATCCTCCCTTATTTTGCCAAGCTCCCTATTTTCCTCGCCCACCTCCTGGGTCTGTGTACTGGCAGCCATAGGCAGGAGAGCCAGGTGTCTGGATGGGATAGGCATGGGTCAAGGTCAGCATTTTGCCCATGGCATCATAAATGAAGACGAGGCTGATAAGAGCACAGAAGCCTTCCTCGGTGAAGCGGGTACAGTAGCGCACCAGCACGCTGGGCTCCGTGGCCACCAGCACCAGGCAGAAGGTGGCCACCCAGATGCCCACCCACAGGCAGAAGGGCAGGTAGTCCAGGCTGTGATCTCTGGGGGATGAGAGACAGGCAGGGCTTGGAAGTGCCCATTCTGCTCCCAACCTAATCCAGGTCAGGTGCCCCTGGAGCCAGTTTCCACCCTCCCCTATTGACCCAGCTGAGACCAGGCTGAGGGTGTGCTAGTGAGGGTCAGGTGAGGTGGGGGAGTTCTCCTGCCTGCTGAAGGAGAAGAGCAGGTGTTCAAAGACTAGCACTGGCCCGGTGCTGCTGAGGATGGTGAGGGGCTGGCCGGCCATCAGGCAGAAGGCAGCTCCAGTCAGTGCCGTGCCCAGGAAGCTTTCCAGCACCCGCTAGAAGCCAACAGTGGGCCCTGTCAGCACAAGACCCTGGATTCCTCAGCCCAGGAACCCAAGCTTCCGAGGAGTCTCCTCAGCCCAGCCATAGAcccagaggagggggaagggcatgGCTGGTGGAACACCAAAGCTACGCCTACTCCCCACACGCCCACCTCCGCCCCCCACCTGAGCACCGTCGGTGGCTTCTCCCAGCAGACCCCCGAAAGTGATGGCGTTAGAGACGGTAACCAGGTAAATGTAGAGCACGGCCGAGAAGCACTGGGGGTGCAGGGCGTCCAAGAAGTCTTTGGGGTACCACGAGGCCTTCTGGCGCACGTCCTGGACAAGGAGCCTCCCGCCCGTGGGTCATCAGTGATCCAGGTTCCCGCATCCCACGTCCCTGGGGCCAGGTGAGCCTCCCTCGCCCCCCCACAGTGAGCGCACACCTCGGGGCCCGTGTGACTCCTCTCCCCGCCCAGGACAGCTACCCTCGCTCCCACCCCAGCTCTACTCACCTGCCAGTCCGCCGCAACTCCGGGCTGGCCGCGTGCAGCCCGCGGCTGTGCCTGTCCTCAACCGGGGTCCTTCGCCGGGCAGAGGGACCCTTGGGCT
This genomic interval from Phocoena sinus isolate mPhoSin1 chromosome 3, mPhoSin1.pri, whole genome shotgun sequence contains the following:
- the SLC4A9 gene encoding LOW QUALITY PROTEIN: anion exchange protein 4 (The sequence of the model RefSeq protein was modified relative to this genomic sequence to represent the inferred CDS: inserted 1 base in 1 codon; deleted 3 bases in 2 codons; substituted 2 bases at 2 genomic stop codons) produces the protein MKLPGQEEFEVSSACENIPTGELDSGPGSGPSPDGPLDTDSREQGVPKDPLPFIQLNELLGWPQALEWRETGRWVLFEEKLEVGAGRWSAPPPVPTMALPSLQKLCSLMAKGLVLLDCPAQSLLELVEQVTRVESLSPELRGQLXRPPHLIQTTGTSPCXESARPREASYEEEAPLKEQYQNPLRQKFLPGAEAGAVLAGELGFLEQPMGVFVRLRDLVVLGPLTEVPLPSRFFCLLLGPPTQGRGHHEMGQAVAILLSDPQFQWSVRWATNFHDLLAALDAFLEEVTVLPLGRRDPTAQITPPKCLPSEHKRLPSQLWEPKGPSARRRTPVEDRHSRGLHAASPELRRTGRLLVQDVRQKASWYPKDFLDALHPQCFSAVLYIYLVTVSNAITFGGLLGEATDGAQRVLESFLGTALTGAAFCLMAGQPLTILSSTGPVLVFEHLLFSFSRDHSLDYLPFCLWVGIWVATFCLVLVATEPSVLVRYCTRFTEEGFCALISLVFIYDAMGKMLTLTHAYPIQTPGSPAYGCQYTDPGGNESQWTSTKPKDRDDIFSVDLGLVNASLLSPPECARQGSHPHGPGCHTVPDIAFFSILVFVTSFLFAMALKHVKTSRFFPSMVCNMLGDFFSVLAILLGCGLDAFLGLPMPKLTVPREFKPTLPGHGWLVLPFGANPWWLSVAAALPALLLSILIFMDQQITGVILNRTEYRLRKGAGFHLDLLCVSVLMLLTSALGLPWYVSATVISLAHMDSLWRESRACAPGEAPSFLGIREQRPTGLEVFILTRISIFLAPILKFIPMPLLYGIFLYMGVTAISSIQFMKRVQLLLMPAKHQPDLLLLRHVPLRRVHFFTAIQLACLGLLWIIKSTPAAIIFLMLLDLVGVRKALEWVFSPQELLWLDKPMPEERSITEKGLEPEYSFSGSDNEDSELMYQPXAPEINISVN